One genomic region from Fusobacterium russii ATCC 25533 encodes:
- a CDS encoding autotransporter outer membrane beta-barrel domain-containing protein — protein sequence GTGMDFGEYKVDRNAIGYAGIIETSTEKAKQKNRAFDLYAEARYTKDLGNNLYFEPSFGLAYSRVKQGGATENDGKVNLNIKSKTFNQTKAELGLDLKKVLVNGNTNHNFVFGLSYERVLSGAKATNVRANVVGGREFDVLVPAKEKGRTSLGLEYMMENKVGLLFNLKMDYGFSHGSDKKDIRLSTGLGYKF from the coding sequence GGAACAGGAATGGATTTTGGCGAATATAAGGTAGATAGAAATGCAATAGGATATGCAGGAATAATAGAAACAAGTACAGAAAAAGCAAAACAAAAGAATAGAGCCTTTGATTTATATGCAGAGGCAAGATATACAAAAGACTTAGGAAATAATTTATATTTTGAGCCTAGTTTCGGACTTGCTTATAGCAGAGTAAAACAAGGTGGAGCAACAGAAAATGACGGAAAAGTTAATTTAAATATAAAATCAAAGACATTTAACCAAACTAAGGCGGAACTAGGTTTAGATTTAAAGAAAGTTCTAGTAAATGGAAATACAAATCATAACTTTGTATTCGGTCTTTCTTATGAAAGAGTATTAAGTGGAGCAAAAGCAACAAATGTTAGAGCCAATGTGGTTGGAGGAAGAGAATTTGATGTTTTAGTTCCGGCAAAAGAAAAGGGCAGAACAAGCTTAGGGCTTGAATATATGATGGAAAATAAAGTCGGACTACTATTTAACTTAAAAATGGACTACGGTTTCAGCCATGGCAGTGATAAAAAAGATATAAGACTTAGTACAGGGCTAGGTTATAAATTCTAA